In a genomic window of Streptomyces sp. SJL17-4:
- a CDS encoding rhodanese-like domain-containing protein — protein sequence MSPTPSATPPSLTPAVLHRLVREGRAPRLLDVRTPGEFRTVHIPGSYNVPLETLREHRAELLSHLDEDVVLVCRSGARAAQAEQALAGAGLPNLRVLAGGMNAWEAADAPVNRGPERWDIERQVRLVAGSIVLITGLVGILVPGVHLIGTAIGAGLTFAALSNSCMMGVLLSKLPYNRGPRPDIRSVIAELRSTP from the coding sequence ATGAGCCCCACGCCCTCGGCCACCCCGCCCTCCCTCACCCCCGCCGTCCTGCACCGGCTCGTCCGGGAAGGGCGCGCCCCGCGCCTCCTCGACGTCCGCACGCCCGGCGAGTTCCGTACCGTCCACATCCCCGGCTCGTACAACGTCCCCCTGGAGACCCTGCGCGAGCACCGCGCCGAACTCCTCTCCCACCTCGACGAGGACGTCGTCCTGGTCTGCCGGTCCGGAGCCCGGGCCGCACAGGCCGAGCAGGCGCTCGCCGGGGCGGGGCTGCCGAACCTCCGCGTCCTCGCCGGCGGAATGAACGCCTGGGAGGCGGCCGACGCACCCGTGAACCGCGGCCCCGAGCGCTGGGACATCGAGCGCCAGGTGCGCCTCGTCGCCGGCTCCATCGTCCTGATCACCGGTCTCGTCGGCATCCTGGTGCCGGGCGTCCATCTGATCGGGACGGCGATCGGCGCCGGACTGACCTTCGCGGCCCTCAGCAACTCCTGCATGATGGGCGTCCTGCTCTCCAAGCTGCCGTACAACCGCGGTCCGCGTCCCGACATCCGCTCGGTGATCGCGGAGCTGCGGAGCACCCCGTGA
- a CDS encoding rhodanese-like domain-containing protein, which produces MFFAQYYLDCLSQASYMIADERTGRAVVVDPRRDVSEYLADARTHGLTVVGVINTHFHADFVAGHLELADSTGAWIGYGSRAETEYPIRELAAGERIALGDVALEIMETPGHTPESISVLVYEHGGDTVPYGVLTGDALFIGDVGRPDLLASVGVTAEELGAMLHDSVQNKLMALPDEVRVFPAHGAGSACGKSLSTEKRSTIGAQRATNYACAPMSRDAFVALVTAGQPAAPGYFAYDAELNRKDRGRYDAAAARPLSRAEFAELRRSGSVVVDARSPQDFAAGHLYGAVNVPADGRFAEQAGTVLDPVDGLVVIAPENREEEVVTRLARIGFDRVAGYLRDPEEALEELADEVSPASRLTAAQLRAALAGDRPPAVVDVRTLGEREANGFVDDALHIALSELPRRTAELPTDRPLVVHCAGGHRSSIAASLLRRRGFEDVSDVLGGYAALARPVVPSTD; this is translated from the coding sequence GTGTTCTTCGCCCAGTACTACCTCGACTGCCTCTCCCAGGCGTCGTACATGATCGCCGACGAGCGGACCGGCCGGGCGGTGGTCGTCGACCCGCGCCGGGACGTCTCCGAGTACCTCGCCGACGCCCGGACCCACGGTCTGACCGTGGTCGGCGTCATCAACACCCACTTCCACGCCGACTTCGTCGCCGGCCACCTGGAACTCGCCGACAGCACCGGCGCCTGGATCGGCTACGGCAGCCGGGCCGAGACCGAGTATCCGATCCGCGAGCTGGCCGCGGGCGAGCGGATCGCCCTCGGCGACGTCGCCCTGGAGATCATGGAGACACCAGGACACACCCCGGAGTCGATCAGCGTCCTGGTGTACGAGCACGGCGGCGACACCGTCCCGTACGGCGTCCTCACCGGCGACGCCCTCTTCATCGGCGACGTCGGCCGCCCCGACCTGCTCGCCTCCGTCGGCGTCACCGCCGAGGAACTCGGCGCGATGCTCCACGACAGCGTCCAGAACAAGCTGATGGCCCTCCCCGACGAGGTACGGGTGTTCCCGGCCCACGGGGCCGGCTCCGCCTGCGGCAAGAGCCTCTCCACCGAGAAGCGGTCCACGATCGGGGCCCAGCGCGCCACCAACTACGCCTGCGCGCCGATGAGCCGCGACGCCTTCGTCGCGCTGGTCACCGCCGGGCAACCCGCCGCGCCGGGCTACTTCGCCTACGACGCCGAGCTCAACCGCAAGGACCGGGGCCGGTACGACGCAGCGGCGGCGCGCCCGCTCTCCCGGGCAGAGTTCGCCGAGCTGCGCCGCTCGGGCTCGGTCGTCGTCGACGCGCGCTCACCCCAGGACTTCGCGGCGGGCCATCTGTACGGAGCGGTGAACGTTCCGGCCGACGGGCGGTTCGCCGAGCAGGCCGGCACCGTCCTCGACCCCGTCGACGGGCTGGTCGTCATCGCGCCGGAGAACCGTGAGGAGGAGGTCGTCACCCGCCTCGCCCGGATCGGCTTCGACCGCGTGGCGGGTTACCTGCGCGACCCCGAGGAGGCCCTGGAGGAACTGGCCGACGAGGTCAGCCCGGCGAGCCGGCTGACCGCGGCCCAGCTCCGGGCCGCGCTCGCGGGCGACCGCCCTCCCGCCGTCGTGGACGTCCGCACCCTGGGCGAGCGCGAGGCGAACGGCTTCGTCGACGACGCCCTGCACATCGCCCTGAGCGAGCTTCCCCGGCGTACGGCCGAACTGCCCACCGACCGGCCGCTGGTCGTGCACTGCGCCGGCGGTCACCGCTCGTCCATCGCGGCGAGTCTGCTGCGCCGGCGCGGCTTCGAGGACGTCTCCGACGTCCTCGGCGGCTACGCGGCCCTGGCCCGGCCCGTGGTCCCGTCCACCGACTGA
- a CDS encoding ATP-binding protein yields the protein MWLLPPGVLAGAFALAFLFSSAQIRTPVAWCGLAAVALTAVTSAVTARRLRSGGVLRYERAIADAQEYYAQREAALLGRLADQRATTVWLAEELLPAAVARMKKGDPASEILRTVDFGAHLDEEFTEAVRGALQTLLEAVEAEEYTRDASQRALVAVARRVQAIVHQLAKDLRSMQILHGTDLVVSRGLQGVDHRTALIGRLAASIAVLGDARPGRQWSKAIPLYDVLRGAMSRIVDFPRVKLQSVTAVAVVGPGAEPLMHLLAELLDNATTFSPPHTPVEVSASEVPSGIAIEIEDRGVGLTEEVRRRVERIMAQSASGIHLAGLGEVTQLGLPVVSRLAREHGCEVDLRTSAYGGVRAVVLVPRNLITTVPQSAVRYPQPPARRRTGGPILPRPTPPGDAPKESAEVRKTVNGLPQRRRETPVQTPIVQVGPTPPAPAAGRGSSGTTRQPGLMWEAFNGDKRATAEPSPSHSDPSDEVE from the coding sequence GTGTGGCTCCTCCCCCCTGGAGTTCTGGCCGGAGCCTTTGCCCTGGCGTTTCTCTTCTCCTCCGCACAGATACGGACACCGGTCGCCTGGTGCGGGCTCGCCGCGGTCGCCCTCACGGCCGTCACGTCCGCCGTGACCGCGCGCCGTCTGCGGTCGGGGGGCGTGCTGCGCTACGAGCGGGCGATCGCCGACGCGCAGGAGTACTACGCGCAACGCGAGGCCGCGCTCCTCGGACGGCTGGCCGACCAGCGCGCCACCACCGTCTGGCTCGCCGAGGAGCTGCTCCCGGCCGCGGTCGCCCGGATGAAGAAGGGCGACCCCGCCTCCGAGATCCTGCGGACCGTCGACTTCGGCGCGCACCTCGACGAGGAGTTCACCGAAGCGGTCCGGGGGGCTCTGCAGACGCTCCTGGAAGCGGTGGAGGCCGAGGAGTACACCAGGGACGCCTCCCAGCGGGCACTCGTCGCCGTCGCGCGCCGCGTCCAGGCGATCGTGCACCAGCTCGCCAAGGACCTGCGCTCGATGCAGATCCTCCACGGCACCGATCTGGTGGTCTCCCGCGGCCTCCAGGGCGTCGACCACCGCACCGCCCTGATCGGCCGCCTCGCGGCCAGCATCGCCGTCCTCGGCGACGCCCGGCCCGGCCGGCAGTGGTCGAAGGCGATCCCGCTCTACGACGTCCTGCGCGGAGCCATGTCGCGCATCGTCGACTTCCCCCGGGTGAAGCTGCAGTCGGTGACCGCCGTGGCCGTCGTCGGCCCCGGAGCCGAGCCGCTCATGCACCTGCTCGCCGAACTGCTCGACAACGCCACCACGTTCTCGCCGCCGCACACCCCGGTGGAGGTGTCCGCGAGCGAGGTGCCCTCCGGCATCGCCATCGAGATCGAGGACCGCGGAGTCGGACTCACCGAGGAGGTCCGCCGGCGCGTCGAGCGCATCATGGCGCAGTCGGCGTCGGGCATCCACCTGGCCGGACTCGGCGAGGTGACGCAGCTCGGTCTGCCCGTCGTCAGCCGGCTGGCCCGTGAGCACGGCTGCGAGGTCGACCTGCGCACCTCCGCCTACGGAGGCGTACGGGCCGTGGTGCTGGTCCCCAGGAACCTGATCACCACGGTGCCGCAGTCCGCGGTGCGGTACCCGCAGCCGCCCGCCCGGCGACGCACGGGAGGCCCGATCCTGCCCAGGCCGACGCCCCCGGGCGATGCCCCGAAGGAATCCGCGGAGGTCAGGAAGACCGTCAACGGACTCCCGCAGCGGCGACGGGAGACCCCCGTCCAGACGCCGATCGTCCAGGTGGGCCCCACACCCCCCGCTCCGGCCGCCGGCCGGGGATCCTCCGGCACGACCCGTCAGCCGGGTCTGATGTGGGAGGCCTTCAACGGCGACAAGCGCGCGACCGCCGAACCTTCCCCTTCTCACAGCGATCCTTCAGATGAGGTCGAGTAA
- a CDS encoding roadblock/LC7 domain-containing protein, with protein MLPLPNMDWMLKELVGGVPYVRHVVVLSADGLCIGQSNTEPDTADAIAAACSGIQSLARAIAQRFPEGDGSTRMVGIEADGGYFSLMAAGPGAYLAVLADDQVDAGLLGDRMRTLVVRIGQHMTSPPREDVGQAM; from the coding sequence ATGCTGCCACTGCCGAACATGGACTGGATGCTCAAGGAGCTCGTGGGCGGCGTCCCGTACGTACGACACGTCGTGGTGCTGTCGGCGGACGGCCTGTGCATCGGGCAGTCGAACACGGAGCCCGACACGGCCGACGCGATCGCCGCGGCCTGCTCCGGAATCCAGAGCCTGGCGAGGGCCATCGCCCAGCGGTTCCCCGAGGGCGACGGCTCGACGCGGATGGTCGGGATCGAGGCCGACGGCGGCTACTTCTCCCTGATGGCGGCCGGCCCCGGGGCCTACCTCGCGGTGCTCGCCGACGACCAGGTGGACGCCGGCCTGTTGGGCGACCGCATGCGGACGCTGGTGGTCCGGATCGGGCAGCACATGACCAGCCCTCCTCGTGAGGACGTCGGGCAGGCGATGTGA
- a CDS encoding DUF742 domain-containing protein, translated as MTSENQDPWNENDPVPLYVITGGTGSAANTFNLVTLIATRSEPDAAMQPEQAAILTMCAYPLSVAEVSAYLSLPFSVVTTLLSQLVEDERVEAIAPVPVAAFPERGLLEAVIHGLRKL; from the coding sequence GTGACATCGGAGAACCAGGACCCCTGGAATGAAAACGATCCCGTTCCGCTCTACGTCATTACCGGGGGCACGGGCTCCGCGGCCAACACCTTCAACCTGGTCACCCTCATCGCGACGCGCTCCGAGCCCGACGCGGCGATGCAGCCCGAGCAGGCGGCCATCCTCACGATGTGCGCCTACCCGCTCTCGGTGGCCGAGGTCTCGGCCTACCTCAGCCTTCCGTTCAGCGTCGTCACCACGCTGCTCTCCCAACTCGTCGAGGACGAACGGGTCGAGGCCATCGCACCCGTGCCCGTCGCGGCATTCCCCGAACGCGGCCTGCTGGAGGCGGTGATCCATGGACTACGCAAGCTCTGA
- a CDS encoding ATP/GTP-binding protein, translated as MDYASSDVRDAGPRGTDMPLPHSARGVKVVIVGGFGVGKTTMVGAVSEIPPLTTEETMTQAGVGIDHNPGAHGKNTTTVAMDFGRISINEELILYLFGTPGQERFWFLWNGIFEGALGAVVLVDTRRIEVCFEVITRLEDRRVPFVVAVNTFPEAPHHPAEELRAALALSESVPMVTCDARDRASCRDALLSLMVYLRTLAAAQETA; from the coding sequence ATGGACTACGCAAGCTCTGACGTACGCGATGCCGGCCCACGTGGCACAGACATGCCGCTGCCCCACAGTGCCAGGGGCGTCAAGGTCGTGATCGTCGGAGGCTTCGGGGTCGGCAAGACGACCATGGTCGGGGCGGTCAGCGAGATCCCGCCCCTGACCACCGAGGAGACCATGACGCAGGCGGGCGTGGGCATCGACCACAACCCCGGCGCCCACGGCAAGAACACCACGACCGTCGCCATGGACTTCGGACGGATCAGCATCAACGAGGAGCTGATCCTCTATCTGTTCGGGACGCCGGGACAGGAGCGCTTCTGGTTCCTGTGGAACGGCATCTTCGAAGGCGCGCTCGGCGCCGTCGTCCTCGTCGACACCCGCAGGATCGAAGTCTGCTTCGAAGTCATCACCCGCCTCGAGGACCGCCGCGTCCCGTTCGTCGTGGCCGTCAACACGTTCCCGGAGGCTCCGCACCACCCCGCAGAAGAACTGCGCGCTGCTCTGGCCCTCAGCGAATCCGTGCCCATGGTCACCTGTGACGCACGTGACCGGGCGTCCTGCCGCGACGCCCTGCTCTCGCTGATGGTCTACCTGCGCACCCTCGCCGCCGCCCAGGAGACCGCATGA
- a CDS encoding cytochrome P450, which produces MTLPPAEHTTETPGAIPPPGCPAHVATGPGGATRLYGGAAETDPMGLYEELRAKHGPVAPVLLDGDVRAWLVLGYLENRDVASRPTQFSRDPRVWHGWRSGEIDPATSPLVPMIGWRPDCVCADGEEHQRLRGAVTAGLSQFDHRGIRRHITRFAHQVIDTFCEDGEAELVGQFTEHVPMLTLTHLLGMSDEAGPRLVHAARDLFKATETSLASNAYVLESLAQLVDAKRARPGQDIASALMAHPANLSDEEVQHHLRLILLAGYETTANLMSNVLRMVVTDPRFRGSLAGGQMTLPEAVEQVLWDEPPLMVCPGRWANGDTTLGGQQIKAGDMLLLGLAAGNVDEAIRPDPSTPVHHNRAHLSFSAGTHECPGQDIGRIIADTGIDILLTRLPDIALSIPEEDLAWRSSTWARHLTALPVSFAARAPQDFDVPSPLPTPPAPSVGTPAAPPWQAAEPEPEPERGPAPRPSWRSRLKRLLRMR; this is translated from the coding sequence ATGACCCTCCCACCCGCCGAACACACCACGGAGACGCCCGGGGCGATCCCCCCTCCGGGCTGCCCGGCCCACGTCGCCACCGGACCCGGGGGAGCGACCCGTCTCTACGGCGGCGCCGCCGAGACGGACCCCATGGGCCTGTACGAGGAACTGCGCGCCAAACACGGTCCGGTGGCGCCCGTACTGCTCGACGGCGACGTACGCGCCTGGCTCGTCCTGGGCTACCTCGAGAACCGCGACGTGGCCAGCCGCCCGACCCAGTTCTCCCGCGACCCGCGCGTCTGGCACGGCTGGCGCAGCGGCGAGATCGACCCCGCCACCTCGCCCCTGGTGCCGATGATCGGCTGGCGCCCCGACTGCGTCTGCGCGGACGGCGAGGAGCACCAGCGGCTGCGCGGCGCGGTCACGGCCGGCCTCAGCCAGTTCGACCACCGCGGCATCCGCCGCCACATCACCCGCTTCGCGCACCAGGTGATCGACACGTTCTGCGAGGACGGCGAGGCGGAACTGGTCGGCCAGTTCACCGAGCACGTCCCCATGCTCACGCTGACCCATCTGCTCGGCATGTCGGACGAGGCCGGCCCCCGGCTCGTCCACGCCGCCCGTGACCTCTTCAAGGCCACCGAGACCTCGCTCGCCAGCAACGCGTACGTCCTGGAGAGCCTCGCGCAGCTCGTCGACGCCAAGCGGGCCCGCCCGGGGCAGGACATCGCGTCCGCGCTGATGGCCCACCCCGCGAACCTGTCGGACGAGGAGGTGCAGCACCACCTGCGCCTCATCCTCCTCGCCGGGTACGAGACGACCGCCAACCTCATGTCCAACGTCCTGCGCATGGTGGTCACCGACCCCCGGTTCCGCGGGTCGCTGGCGGGCGGTCAGATGACCCTGCCGGAAGCGGTGGAGCAGGTCCTCTGGGACGAGCCCCCGCTGATGGTGTGCCCCGGCCGCTGGGCCAACGGCGACACCACCCTGGGGGGACAGCAGATCAAGGCGGGAGACATGCTCCTGCTCGGCCTGGCCGCCGGAAACGTCGACGAGGCGATCCGCCCCGATCCCTCGACGCCGGTGCACCACAACCGCGCGCACCTGTCCTTCAGCGCCGGCACCCATGAGTGCCCCGGGCAGGACATCGGCCGCATCATCGCCGACACGGGCATCGACATCCTGCTCACCCGGCTCCCCGACATCGCCCTGTCCATCCCCGAGGAGGACCTCGCCTGGCGCTCCTCCACCTGGGCCCGGCACCTGACGGCCCTGCCCGTGAGCTTCGCCGCCCGCGCACCGCAGGACTTCGACGTCCCGAGCCCGCTGCCGACCCCGCCGGCCCCGAGCGTCGGGACGCCGGCGGCGCCGCCGTGGCAGGCGGCCGAGCCGGAGCCCGAGCCGGAGCGCGGGCCCGCCCCCCGTCCCTCGTGGCGGTCACGGCTCAAGCGCCTCCTGCGGATGCGGTAG
- a CDS encoding MFS transporter yields MNPNQSADEGAPDARRRRTILIAVCVALMAVIASVSGLNVAQPDLAVIFGASQSTILWIINIYTLALAALLLPLGAIGDRLGRKPMLLGGLAVFGVAGVAAALAPSTEVMLAARLLSGVGAAMIMPITLAVITTTFPEEERGRAIGVWTGVAGGGGVLGMFLSAALVDVANWRWLFALPVALVVVAFAMTLRSVPDSSETSGHPFDSVGALTSVVAVVGLIFVLQEGPERGWSAPATLIGGAVGVVAAAGFVGWELRRRDAALLDLRLFGKRSAAAGSLTLLALFGVQAGIFVVLFPFFQAVLGWSALLSTLALMPMAVAMMAASGLAPRLAVRVGARSTMASGTLLAAAGLVLMATFVSVDGGYPALLPGMLAMGIGMGLAMTPSTEALTGSLPRERQGVASALNDVTREFGTALGVALLGALVSAGYRSTIGTRLDGVPGGVADTAREGVANAVEAAGGAGVHGRVLIRGAQESFVDGWQQAMWAGVAMMAALLLYILTRGPQGSRVETPGKDDDTVRRIAERSPEGSFPSA; encoded by the coding sequence CCCTCATGGCCGTCATCGCCTCCGTGTCGGGTCTGAACGTGGCCCAGCCCGACCTCGCCGTCATCTTCGGCGCCTCGCAGAGCACGATCCTGTGGATCATCAACATCTACACGCTCGCCCTGGCCGCGCTCCTGCTGCCGCTCGGCGCGATCGGCGACCGCCTCGGCCGCAAGCCCATGCTGCTCGGCGGCCTGGCCGTCTTCGGGGTGGCCGGAGTGGCCGCAGCGCTCGCCCCCTCCACGGAGGTCATGCTCGCCGCGCGTCTGCTCAGCGGTGTGGGCGCGGCCATGATCATGCCGATCACCCTCGCCGTGATCACCACGACCTTCCCCGAGGAGGAGCGCGGCCGGGCCATCGGGGTGTGGACCGGTGTGGCCGGTGGCGGCGGCGTCCTGGGCATGTTTCTCTCCGCCGCCCTGGTCGACGTGGCGAACTGGCGGTGGCTGTTCGCCCTGCCCGTCGCACTCGTCGTCGTGGCCTTCGCCATGACGCTGCGGTCGGTGCCCGACTCCAGCGAGACCTCGGGGCACCCCTTCGACTCCGTCGGCGCGCTGACCTCGGTCGTCGCCGTGGTCGGCCTCATCTTCGTCCTCCAGGAAGGCCCGGAGCGGGGCTGGTCCGCCCCCGCGACCCTGATCGGCGGCGCCGTCGGTGTCGTCGCCGCCGCCGGTTTCGTCGGGTGGGAGCTGCGCCGCCGGGACGCGGCCCTGCTGGACCTGCGTCTCTTCGGCAAGCGCTCGGCCGCGGCCGGATCGTTGACGCTCCTGGCGCTGTTCGGCGTCCAGGCGGGCATCTTCGTGGTCCTCTTCCCGTTCTTCCAGGCCGTGCTCGGCTGGTCCGCCCTGCTGTCCACGCTGGCGCTCATGCCGATGGCCGTGGCCATGATGGCGGCCTCGGGTCTCGCCCCGAGGCTCGCGGTGCGGGTCGGCGCCCGGTCGACGATGGCGAGCGGCACCCTGCTGGCCGCCGCCGGTCTGGTTCTGATGGCCACGTTCGTCTCCGTCGACGGCGGCTACCCGGCCCTGCTCCCCGGCATGCTCGCCATGGGGATCGGCATGGGTCTGGCGATGACGCCCTCGACCGAGGCCCTCACCGGTTCCCTGCCGCGGGAGCGCCAGGGTGTCGCCTCCGCGCTCAACGATGTCACGCGCGAGTTCGGTACCGCGCTCGGCGTGGCGCTGCTCGGCGCGCTCGTCTCCGCCGGATACCGCAGCACCATCGGCACCCGGCTCGACGGCGTCCCCGGGGGTGTGGCCGACACCGCCCGCGAAGGCGTCGCGAACGCCGTCGAGGCGGCGGGCGGAGCCGGTGTCCATGGGCGGGTGCTGATCCGCGGGGCCCAGGAGTCCTTCGTCGACGGCTGGCAGCAGGCCATGTGGGCGGGCGTCGCCATGATGGCCGCCCTCCTCCTCTACATTCTCACCCGCGGCCCGCAGGGCAGTCGGGTGGAAACACCCGGGAAGGATGACGACACTGTGCGCAGAATTGCGGAACGTTCTCCAGAAGGATCGTTTCCTTCCGCATGA